A window from Pseudomonas campi encodes these proteins:
- the metW gene encoding methionine biosynthesis protein MetW, with protein MRADLEIIQEWIPAGSRVLDLGCGDGELLAWLHANKQVSGYGLEIDGDKIATCIERGVNVIEQDLDEGLGNFASNSFDVVVMTQSLQALRYPDKVLAEMLRVGRTCIITFPNFGHWHCRWYLTTKGRMPVSEFLPYTWYNTPNIHFCTFADFERLCLQLGARVEERLAVDHEHRHSLGSKLWPNLMGEIGIYRVSGPGLADHRVAV; from the coding sequence ATGCGCGCTGATCTGGAAATCATTCAGGAGTGGATTCCCGCCGGCAGCCGCGTGCTCGACCTCGGCTGCGGCGACGGCGAACTGCTGGCCTGGCTGCACGCCAACAAACAGGTCAGCGGCTATGGCCTGGAAATCGACGGCGACAAGATCGCCACCTGCATCGAGCGCGGGGTCAACGTGATCGAACAGGACCTCGACGAGGGCCTGGGCAACTTTGCCAGCAACAGCTTCGACGTGGTGGTCATGACCCAGTCGCTGCAGGCCCTGCGCTACCCGGACAAGGTGTTGGCGGAGATGTTGCGGGTCGGCAGAACCTGCATCATCACCTTCCCCAACTTCGGCCACTGGCACTGCCGCTGGTACCTGACCACCAAGGGCCGCATGCCGGTGTCGGAATTCCTGCCGTACACCTGGTACAACACGCCGAACATCCACTTCTGCACCTTCGCCGACTTCGAGCGCCTGTGCCTGCAGCTGGGCGCCCGCGTCGAAGAGCGCCTGGCCGTAGACCATGAACATCGCCACAGCCTGGGCAGCAAGCTATGGCCTAATCTGATGGGTGAGATCGGCATTTATCGCGTCAGCGGTCCCGGCCTGGCCGATCACCGTGTAGCCGTCTAA
- the rdgB gene encoding RdgB/HAM1 family non-canonical purine NTP pyrophosphatase: MMPFSELVLASHNAGKLKELQAMLGDAVRVRSVSEFSSIEPEETGLSFVENAILKARNAARLSGLPALADDSGLAVDFLGGAPGIYSARYADGQGDAANNAKLLEVLKDVPDAQRGAQFVCALALVRHADDPLPILCEGLWHGSILHAPRGEQGFGYDPLFWVAERNCSSAELPAAEKNQLSHRARAMALLKQRLGLA; encoded by the coding sequence ATGATGCCCTTTAGCGAACTCGTACTGGCCAGCCATAACGCCGGCAAACTCAAGGAACTCCAGGCCATGCTCGGCGACGCCGTGCGCGTGCGCTCGGTTAGCGAATTCTCCAGCATTGAACCGGAAGAGACCGGCCTGTCCTTCGTCGAAAACGCCATCCTCAAGGCGCGCAACGCCGCACGCCTGTCCGGCCTGCCAGCGCTGGCCGACGACTCCGGCCTGGCGGTGGACTTCCTCGGCGGCGCCCCCGGCATCTATTCGGCGCGCTATGCCGATGGCCAGGGCGATGCAGCCAACAACGCCAAGCTGCTAGAGGTACTGAAAGACGTCCCGGACGCCCAGCGCGGCGCCCAGTTCGTCTGCGCCCTGGCGCTGGTCCGACATGCCGACGATCCGCTGCCGATCCTCTGCGAAGGCCTCTGGCACGGCAGCATCCTGCATGCGCCACGCGGCGAGCAGGGCTTCGGCTACGACCCGCTGTTCTGGGTCGCCGAGCGCAATTGCTCCAGCGCCGAATTGCCGGCCGCCGAGAAGAACCAGCTCAGCCACCGCGCCCGCGCCATGGCCCTGCTCAAGCAACGTCTGGGGCTGGCATGA
- a CDS encoding dynamin-like GTPase family protein, which yields MSMERLSQQVDAYVTWKRELMREITRYRSWLVHNRLGSEAVDTRLERALRLLRTDHITLAFVGEFSRGKTELINSLFFSEYGQRMLPSQAGRTTMCPTELFFDPRSERSYIRLLPIETRTAAASVAQFKRIPGNWVNIPLDISDPDNMVQAFAQVAKTKPMPVEQAIQLGFHPDMLESAGKPGLVLVPAWRHAMVNFDHPLLRQGLRILDTPGLNALGSEPELTLSMLPSAQAIIFLLAADTGVTASDMAIWQQHIRQLDEETQASLFAVLNKIDVLWDDLAGEEFVQQAIGQIQLATARQLGISADNVLPLSAKQAMLAKVRKDEALLERSQLGDLENLLCERIVAQKERLLEERVVNQVLALLNNSQHVLNLRLEKVREQQELLSTHQQDNGQMLFELTAKTKEDHSQHHKRLLGLKTNQRLLRRQGDLLRSAVRPDKLDEHLATVRQGLSGSWTTFGINQSILQFFQAVETDLGNLAQEAGMANKMVAAIYRRHNEENPLHGVDAPQFNSQRYLRELKQLQGKADQFRLHLKTLLSEQKVLTRRFFATLVQEVIGLHQRLRNEAEQWANDALMPLMQHTLEHKQLLETHMLRLKALAQDTQQARQRGQQLARYIGELETQLAQANEMLRALRRPAPIQRQGKVVTLPGMIRQQGTGEHA from the coding sequence ATGAGCATGGAACGTCTCAGTCAACAGGTCGACGCCTACGTCACCTGGAAGCGCGAGTTGATGCGCGAAATCACCCGCTACCGTAGCTGGCTGGTGCACAACCGCCTCGGCTCGGAAGCGGTCGATACGCGTCTGGAGCGCGCCCTGCGCCTGTTGCGCACCGATCACATCACGCTGGCCTTCGTCGGCGAGTTCTCCCGCGGCAAGACCGAGCTGATCAACAGCCTGTTCTTCTCCGAGTACGGCCAGCGCATGCTGCCATCGCAGGCCGGACGCACCACCATGTGCCCCACCGAGCTGTTCTTCGACCCGCGCTCCGAACGCTCCTACATCCGCCTGCTGCCGATCGAAACGCGTACCGCCGCGGCCAGCGTGGCGCAGTTCAAGCGCATTCCCGGCAACTGGGTGAACATCCCGCTGGACATCAGCGACCCGGACAACATGGTGCAGGCCTTCGCCCAGGTGGCCAAGACCAAACCCATGCCAGTGGAACAGGCGATCCAGCTCGGCTTCCACCCGGACATGCTGGAAAGCGCCGGCAAACCCGGTCTGGTGCTGGTGCCGGCGTGGCGCCATGCCATGGTCAACTTCGACCACCCGCTGCTGCGCCAGGGCCTGCGCATTCTCGATACGCCCGGCCTGAATGCCCTCGGCAGCGAACCGGAACTGACCCTGTCGATGCTGCCCAGCGCCCAGGCGATCATCTTCCTGCTGGCTGCCGACACCGGCGTCACCGCCAGCGACATGGCCATCTGGCAGCAGCATATTCGCCAGCTCGACGAAGAAACCCAGGCCAGCCTGTTCGCCGTGCTGAACAAGATCGACGTGCTGTGGGACGACCTCGCCGGCGAGGAATTCGTACAACAGGCCATCGGCCAGATCCAGCTGGCCACTGCGCGCCAGCTGGGCATTTCCGCCGACAACGTACTGCCGCTATCGGCCAAGCAGGCAATGCTGGCCAAGGTGCGCAAAGACGAGGCACTGCTCGAACGCAGCCAGCTCGGCGACCTGGAAAACCTGCTCTGCGAACGCATCGTCGCGCAGAAGGAGCGCCTGCTCGAAGAGCGCGTGGTCAACCAGGTGCTGGCCCTGCTCAACAACAGCCAGCACGTACTCAACCTGCGCCTGGAGAAGGTCCGTGAACAGCAGGAGCTGCTCTCCACGCACCAGCAGGACAATGGCCAGATGCTCTTCGAGCTGACCGCCAAGACCAAGGAAGACCACAGCCAGCACCACAAACGCCTGCTCGGCCTGAAGACCAACCAGCGCCTGCTCCGGCGCCAGGGCGATCTGCTGCGCAGCGCCGTGCGCCCGGACAAGCTCGACGAGCACCTGGCCACCGTGCGCCAGGGCCTCAGCGGCAGCTGGACCACCTTCGGCATCAACCAGTCGATCCTGCAGTTCTTCCAGGCGGTGGAAACCGACCTGGGCAACCTGGCCCAGGAGGCCGGAATGGCCAACAAGATGGTCGCCGCCATCTACCGCCGGCACAACGAGGAAAACCCACTGCACGGGGTCGACGCGCCACAGTTCAACAGCCAGCGCTATCTGCGCGAGCTGAAACAATTGCAAGGCAAGGCAGACCAGTTCCGCCTGCACCTGAAAACCCTGCTCAGCGAGCAGAAAGTCCTGACCCGACGCTTCTTCGCCACCCTGGTGCAGGAAGTCATCGGCCTGCACCAGCGCCTGCGCAACGAGGCCGAGCAATGGGCCAACGATGCGCTGATGCCGCTGATGCAGCACACCCTGGAGCACAAGCAGCTGCTGGAAACCCACATGCTGCGCCTCAAGGCCCTGGCCCAGGACACCCAGCAAGCCCGCCAGCGCGGCCAGCAACTGGCGCGCTACATCGGCGAACTGGAAACCCAGCTGGCTCAGGCCAACGAGATGCTTCGCGCCCTGCGCCGACCAGCACCGATCCAGCGCCAGGGCAAGGTCGTCACCCTGCCTGGGATGATCCGCCAGCAAGGCACTGGCGAGCACGCCTAA
- a CDS encoding YggT family protein, producing the protein MSGFAEALIYIIQTLGSLYLLIVLLRFILQLVRADFYNPLSQFALKATQPLLKPLRRIIPGLGGLDLASLVLAMLVQLLLMVVIILIAGANPLAYGLQLLVWTVIAVTSLFLKIFFFAMIISVILSWVAPGSYNPGAQLVNQICEPLLAPFRKLIPNLGGLDISPIFAFMALHLLDRFVIGNLAAMSGMPAILSPFI; encoded by the coding sequence ATGTCCGGATTCGCTGAAGCCCTCATCTATATCATCCAGACCCTCGGCAGCCTGTATCTGCTGATCGTGCTGCTGCGCTTCATCCTGCAACTGGTGCGCGCCGACTTCTACAACCCGCTCAGCCAGTTCGCCCTCAAGGCCACCCAGCCGCTGCTCAAGCCACTGCGGCGGATCATCCCGGGCCTGGGCGGCCTGGATCTGGCTTCGCTGGTGCTGGCGATGCTGGTGCAACTGCTGCTGATGGTGGTGATCATCCTCATCGCCGGAGCCAATCCGCTCGCCTATGGTCTGCAGCTGCTGGTGTGGACGGTGATCGCAGTGACTTCGCTGTTCCTGAAGATCTTCTTCTTCGCCATGATCATCAGCGTGATCCTCTCCTGGGTCGCCCCCGGCAGCTACAACCCCGGCGCGCAGCTGGTCAACCAGATCTGCGAGCCGTTGCTGGCACCGTTCCGCAAGCTGATCCCGAACCTGGGCGGCTTGGATATCTCGCCGATCTTCGCCTTCATGGCCCTGCACCTGCTGGATCGCTTCGTGATCGGCAACCTCGCCGCCATGAGCGGCATGCCGGCCATCCTCAGCCCGTTCATCTGA
- the pilT gene encoding type IV pilus twitching motility protein PilT, protein MDITELLAFSAKQGASDLHLSAGLPPMIRVDGDVRRINLPALDHKQVHALIYDIMNDKQRKDFEEFLETDFSFEVPGVARFRVNAFNQNRGAGAVFRTIPSKVLTMEDLGMGEVFKKITDVPRGLVLVTGPTGSGKSTTLAAMIDHLNSNKYHHILTIEDPIEFVHESKKCLVNQREVHRDTHGFSEALRSALREDPDIILVGEMRDLETIRLALTAAETGHLVFGTLHTTSAAKTIDRVVDVFPAEEKSMVRSMLSESLQSVISQTLLKKIGGGRVAAHEIMIGTPAIRNLIREDKVAQMYSSIQTGGSLGMQTLDMCLKGLVAKGLISREAAREKAKAPENF, encoded by the coding sequence ATGGATATTACCGAGCTGTTGGCCTTCAGTGCCAAACAAGGCGCGTCGGACCTGCACCTCTCGGCGGGACTGCCGCCGATGATTCGGGTCGACGGCGACGTACGGCGGATCAACCTGCCGGCACTGGACCACAAACAGGTCCATGCGCTGATCTACGACATCATGAACGACAAGCAGCGCAAGGATTTCGAGGAATTCCTCGAGACCGACTTTTCCTTCGAAGTGCCGGGTGTGGCGCGTTTCCGGGTCAACGCCTTCAACCAGAATCGTGGCGCCGGTGCGGTATTCCGGACCATTCCGTCGAAAGTGCTGACCATGGAAGACCTCGGCATGGGCGAGGTGTTCAAGAAGATCACCGATGTCCCGCGCGGCCTGGTGCTGGTCACCGGGCCGACCGGTTCGGGCAAGTCGACCACCCTGGCGGCGATGATCGACCACCTGAACAGCAACAAGTACCACCACATCCTGACCATCGAAGACCCGATCGAATTCGTGCACGAGTCGAAGAAGTGCCTGGTCAACCAGCGTGAAGTGCACCGCGACACCCACGGCTTCTCCGAAGCCCTGCGCTCGGCCCTGCGTGAAGACCCGGACATCATTCTGGTCGGCGAAATGCGCGACCTGGAGACCATCCGCCTGGCACTGACTGCCGCGGAAACCGGCCACCTGGTATTCGGTACCCTGCACACCACCTCGGCGGCCAAGACCATCGACCGGGTGGTCGACGTGTTTCCCGCCGAGGAGAAGTCCATGGTTCGCTCCATGCTCTCGGAATCGCTGCAGTCGGTGATCTCGCAAACCCTGCTGAAGAAGATCGGCGGCGGTCGCGTGGCGGCCCACGAGATCATGATCGGTACCCCGGCGATCCGTAACCTGATCCGCGAGGACAAGGTGGCGCAGATGTATTCGTCGATCCAGACCGGTGGTTCGCTGGGCATGCAGACCCTCGACATGTGCCTCAAGGGGCTGGTGGCCAAGGGTCTGATCAGCCGCGAGGCGGCTCGCGAAAAAGCCAAGGCACCGGAAAACTTCTAA
- a CDS encoding DUF3392 domain-containing protein gives MDLLLDLIVTLSRWCRGNLYDISLAIMATLFVLFGPGINAWVQRSISSFNFFLRTLIFVLVCAVGYGLAIVFLTPWLAQALGYFNNFTLSPVLLLVFFLIGVLADRS, from the coding sequence ATGGATCTGCTGCTCGACCTGATTGTCACCCTCTCGCGCTGGTGCCGCGGCAATCTGTACGACATCTCCCTGGCCATCATGGCCACCCTGTTCGTGCTGTTCGGCCCCGGCATCAATGCCTGGGTGCAGCGCTCGATCAGCAGCTTCAACTTTTTCCTGCGCACCCTGATCTTCGTTCTGGTCTGCGCAGTGGGCTATGGCCTGGCCATCGTCTTCCTGACCCCCTGGCTGGCCCAAGCGCTCGGCTACTTCAACAATTTCACCCTCTCACCGGTACTGCTACTAGTCTTCTTCCTGATCGGCGTACTGGCCGACCGCAGCTGA
- the proC gene encoding pyrroline-5-carboxylate reductase — protein MNHPRIAFIGAGNMAASLIGGLLAQGTPASHIRASDPGAEQRAKVAAEYGIELFESNDDAIAGANVVVLATKPQVLKGVCQALAPSLSDGQLIVSIAAGIGCASLANWLGPRPIVRCMPNTPALLRQGVSGLYANAEVSTAQRQLAEQLLSAVGLALWLDEEQQIDAVTAVSGSGPAYFFLLIEAMTAAGEQLGLPRAIAAQLTVQTALGAARMASESDVEAAELRRRVTSPNGTTEAAIKSFQAGGFEALVQQALDAAARRSAELAEQLGQ, from the coding sequence ATGAATCACCCACGTATCGCCTTTATCGGTGCCGGCAACATGGCCGCCAGCCTGATCGGCGGCCTGCTCGCCCAGGGCACCCCGGCCAGCCATATCCGCGCCAGCGACCCGGGCGCCGAGCAGCGGGCGAAGGTCGCAGCCGAGTACGGCATCGAGCTGTTCGAAAGCAATGACGACGCCATCGCCGGAGCCAACGTGGTGGTCCTGGCGACCAAACCGCAGGTGCTCAAGGGCGTGTGCCAGGCTCTGGCGCCCAGCCTGAGCGACGGCCAGCTGATCGTTTCCATCGCCGCCGGCATCGGTTGCGCCAGCCTGGCCAACTGGCTAGGCCCGCGGCCGATTGTGCGCTGCATGCCGAATACACCGGCGCTGCTGCGCCAGGGCGTCAGCGGCCTGTACGCCAACGCCGAGGTCTCCACCGCGCAGCGCCAGCTGGCAGAGCAACTGCTCAGCGCCGTCGGTCTGGCCCTGTGGCTCGACGAGGAACAGCAAATCGACGCGGTCACCGCCGTCTCCGGCAGCGGCCCGGCCTATTTCTTCCTGCTGATCGAAGCCATGACTGCCGCCGGCGAACAGCTCGGCCTGCCCCGCGCCATCGCTGCACAGCTGACCGTGCAGACCGCCCTCGGCGCCGCACGCATGGCCAGCGAGAGCGATGTGGAGGCCGCCGAACTGCGCCGCCGCGTCACCTCGCCCAACGGCACCACCGAGGCAGCGATCAAGTCTTTCCAGGCCGGCGGTTTCGAAGCCCTGGTACAGCAGGCCTTGGACGCCGCCGCCAGACGCTCCGCCGAACTCGCCGAACAACTGGGTCAATAA
- a CDS encoding YggS family pyridoxal phosphate-dependent enzyme, protein MSTIAENIAKVRARIREAAQASQRDWTAIGLLAVSKTKPAKAVREAHVAGLRDFGENYLQEALGKQQELADLDLIWHFIGPIQSNKTKQIAEHFDWVHSVDRLKIAQRLSEQRPAHLPPLNICLQVNVSGEASKSGCTADELPALAQAVTQLPQLRLRGLMTIPEPTDDAHEQHRAFARLRELRDNLNLGLDSLSMGMSHDLEAAIAEGATWVRIGTALFGARDYGQTQN, encoded by the coding sequence ATGTCCACGATAGCAGAGAATATTGCAAAGGTTCGCGCGCGTATCCGTGAGGCGGCGCAAGCCTCGCAGCGTGATTGGACAGCTATCGGCCTGCTCGCGGTCAGCAAGACCAAGCCGGCGAAGGCCGTTCGCGAGGCGCATGTGGCAGGCCTCCGTGATTTTGGCGAGAACTACCTGCAGGAAGCTCTGGGCAAGCAGCAGGAGTTGGCCGATCTGGACTTGATCTGGCACTTCATCGGCCCCATTCAATCGAACAAGACCAAGCAGATCGCCGAGCACTTCGATTGGGTGCATTCGGTGGACCGCCTGAAGATTGCCCAGCGCTTGTCCGAGCAGCGCCCTGCGCACCTGCCACCGCTGAATATCTGCCTGCAGGTGAATGTCAGCGGCGAGGCCAGCAAATCCGGTTGCACAGCCGACGAACTGCCGGCACTGGCACAGGCGGTTACACAACTGCCGCAACTGAGATTGCGTGGATTGATGACAATCCCCGAACCGACCGATGATGCTCACGAACAACATCGCGCCTTTGCCCGCCTTCGCGAGCTGCGCGACAACCTGAACCTGGGCCTCGACAGCCTGTCCATGGGCATGAGTCACGACCTGGAAGCTGCCATCGCCGAAGGTGCCACCTGGGTACGTATCGGTACCGCCCTGTTTGGTGCCCGCGACTACGGCCAAACGCAGAATTGA
- a CDS encoding DUF4426 domain-containing protein has product MPRLASLLLCLLVALPAFAERKQTFGELDVHYSVFNSSFLQPDIAAAAGLTRSKTGGVVNVAALKGGKGVPAQVSGQIKNLLGQTSTLSFKQVLESGAVYYLAEFPLREREILTFSLSVQVGDSAPHSFTFNQEVFPDE; this is encoded by the coding sequence ATGCCTCGCCTCGCTTCCCTGCTGCTCTGCCTGCTCGTCGCCCTGCCCGCCTTTGCCGAACGCAAACAGACCTTCGGCGAGCTGGACGTGCACTACAGCGTGTTCAATTCCAGCTTCCTGCAGCCTGATATTGCCGCCGCAGCCGGCCTGACCCGCAGCAAGACCGGCGGCGTAGTCAATGTCGCCGCGCTCAAGGGCGGCAAGGGCGTGCCAGCCCAGGTCAGCGGTCAGATCAAGAACCTGCTGGGCCAGACCAGCACCCTGAGCTTCAAGCAGGTGCTGGAAAGCGGCGCGGTCTACTACCTGGCCGAATTCCCGCTGCGCGAGCGGGAAATCCTCACTTTCAGCCTCAGCGTGCAGGTCGGCGACAGCGCGCCGCACAGCTTTACCTTCAACCAGGAAGTGTTTCCGGACGAATGA
- a CDS encoding DUF167 domain-containing protein yields MGWFRWDGDDLLLDCHLQPKASKDEFAGLHGERLKIRLTAPPVEGKANAHLLAFLGKAFGVAKSQVSLESGELNRQKRVRIHAPQRLPELPGLTARSP; encoded by the coding sequence ATGGGCTGGTTCCGCTGGGACGGCGACGACCTGCTGCTCGACTGCCATCTGCAGCCCAAGGCCAGCAAGGACGAATTCGCCGGTCTGCATGGTGAGCGGTTGAAAATCCGCCTCACCGCACCACCGGTGGAAGGCAAGGCCAATGCTCACCTGCTGGCCTTTCTCGGCAAGGCCTTCGGCGTGGCCAAGAGCCAGGTCAGCCTGGAAAGCGGCGAGCTGAACCGGCAGAAACGCGTGCGCATTCACGCCCCGCAGCGCCTGCCAGAGCTGCCCGGCTTGACCGCTCGGTCACCTTGA
- the hemW gene encoding radical SAM family heme chaperone HemW: MNMPSGGSFQLPPLALYIHIPWCVRKCPYCDFNSHAAGPTLPEQEYVDALLADLDADLGHVHGRELTSIFFGGGTPSLFSANALGRLLDGVERRVRFARNIEITLEANPGTFEQAKFRDYRGLGINRLSIGVQSFQEAKLKALGRIHDGNEAIRAADMARAAGFDNFNLDLMHGLPEQSIEDALFDLRTAIAQGPTHLSWYQLTMEPNTVFWSQPPVLPEDDLLWDIQEAGQALLAEQGYAQYEVSAYAQTGKAARHNLNYWTFGDFLGIGAGAHAKLSSPSGQIMRTWKTRLPKDYLDASKPFQAGDRLLTADELPFEFLMNVLRLSEGVPAALFSERTGLPLAQLDGARREAEARKLLLADPQRLTASREGQLFLNDLLQHFLP; encoded by the coding sequence ATGAACATGCCCAGCGGCGGGAGCTTCCAGCTGCCGCCTCTTGCCCTCTATATCCATATTCCGTGGTGCGTGCGCAAATGCCCGTACTGCGACTTCAACTCCCACGCCGCCGGCCCGACGCTGCCGGAGCAGGAGTATGTCGACGCCCTGCTGGCCGACCTCGATGCCGACCTCGGTCATGTCCACGGCCGCGAACTGACCTCGATCTTCTTCGGCGGCGGCACCCCCAGCCTGTTCAGCGCCAACGCCCTGGGCCGCCTGCTGGATGGCGTCGAGCGGCGCGTGCGCTTCGCCCGCAACATCGAGATCACCCTGGAAGCCAACCCCGGCACCTTCGAGCAGGCCAAGTTCCGCGACTACCGCGGCCTGGGCATCAACCGCCTGTCGATCGGCGTGCAGAGCTTCCAGGAAGCCAAGCTCAAGGCCCTCGGCCGTATCCACGACGGTAACGAGGCGATCCGCGCGGCCGACATGGCCCGCGCCGCCGGCTTCGACAACTTCAACCTCGACCTGATGCACGGCCTGCCCGAGCAGAGCATCGAGGACGCCCTGTTCGACCTGCGCACTGCCATCGCCCAAGGGCCAACACACCTGTCCTGGTACCAGCTGACCATGGAGCCCAATACGGTGTTCTGGAGCCAGCCGCCTGTGCTGCCAGAGGACGACCTGCTGTGGGACATCCAGGAAGCCGGCCAGGCCCTGCTCGCCGAGCAGGGTTACGCCCAGTACGAAGTGTCGGCCTACGCGCAAACCGGCAAGGCGGCGCGGCACAACCTCAACTACTGGACCTTCGGTGACTTCCTCGGCATCGGCGCCGGCGCCCACGCCAAGCTGAGCAGCCCGAGCGGACAGATCATGCGTACCTGGAAGACCCGCCTGCCCAAGGACTACCTCGATGCGAGCAAGCCCTTCCAGGCTGGCGATCGGCTGCTGACAGCGGACGAGCTGCCCTTCGAGTTCCTGATGAACGTGCTGCGCCTCAGCGAAGGCGTGCCTGCCGCGCTGTTCAGCGAGCGTACCGGCCTGCCGCTGGCGCAGCTGGATGGCGCGCGGCGCGAAGCCGAGGCACGCAAGCTGCTGCTCGCCGATCCACAGCGCCTGACCGCCAGCCGCGAAGGCCAGCTGTTCCTCAACGACCTGTTGCAGCACTTCCTGCCCTGA
- the metX gene encoding homoserine O-succinyltransferase MetX: MPTAFPKDSVGLVTPQTAHFADPLALVCGRSLADYQLVYETYGTLNATASNAVLICHALSGHHHAAGYHSLDERKPGWWDSCIGPGKPIDTDKFFVVSLNNLGGCNGSTGPASLNPATGKVFGADFPVLTVEDWVHSQARLADLLGIRQWAAVVGGSLGGMQALQWAISYPERIRHCLCIASAPKLSAQNIAFNEVARQAILTDPEFHGGHFQEQGVIPKRGLMLARMVGHITYLSDDAMGEKFGRGLKSEKLNYDFHSVEFQVESYLRYQGEEFSGRFDANTYLLMTKALDYFDPAAAHGDDLATTLAGVKADFCVMSFTTDWRFSPARSREIVDALLAAKKNVSYLEIDAPQGHDAFLIPIPRYLQAFGGYMKRIEV, translated from the coding sequence ATGCCGACAGCCTTCCCCAAAGATTCCGTCGGTCTGGTCACACCGCAGACTGCCCATTTCGCCGACCCGCTCGCGCTGGTCTGCGGGCGCAGCCTGGCTGACTATCAGCTGGTCTACGAGACCTACGGCACGCTGAACGCCACGGCGAGCAATGCCGTGCTGATCTGCCACGCGCTGTCCGGCCATCACCACGCCGCCGGTTACCACAGCCTGGACGAGCGCAAGCCGGGCTGGTGGGACAGCTGCATCGGCCCCGGCAAACCGATCGATACCGACAAGTTCTTCGTCGTCAGCCTGAACAACCTTGGCGGCTGCAACGGCTCCACCGGGCCGGCCAGCCTCAACCCGGCTACCGGCAAGGTATTCGGTGCCGATTTCCCGGTGCTCACCGTGGAAGACTGGGTGCACAGCCAGGCGCGCCTGGCCGACCTGCTCGGCATCCGGCAATGGGCTGCGGTGGTCGGCGGCAGCCTCGGCGGCATGCAGGCCCTGCAGTGGGCCATCAGCTACCCCGAGCGCATCCGTCACTGCCTGTGCATCGCCTCGGCGCCCAAACTGTCGGCGCAGAACATCGCCTTCAACGAAGTGGCGCGCCAGGCAATCCTTACCGATCCGGAATTCCACGGCGGGCACTTCCAGGAACAGGGCGTGATCCCCAAGCGCGGCCTGATGCTGGCGCGCATGGTCGGCCACATCACCTACCTGTCGGACGACGCCATGGGCGAGAAATTCGGCCGCGGGCTGAAGAGCGAGAAGCTCAACTACGACTTCCACAGTGTCGAGTTCCAGGTCGAGAGCTACCTGCGCTACCAGGGCGAAGAGTTCTCCGGGCGTTTCGACGCCAACACCTACCTGCTGATGACCAAGGCGCTGGACTACTTCGATCCTGCTGCCGCTCACGGCGACGACCTGGCCACGACCCTGGCCGGGGTCAAGGCCGACTTCTGCGTGATGTCCTTCACCACCGACTGGCGCTTCTCGCCGGCGCGTTCGCGGGAGATCGTCGACGCCCTGCTGGCCGCCAAGAAGAACGTCAGCTACCTGGAGATCGACGCACCACAGGGCCACGACGCCTTCCTCATTCCGATCCCGCGCTACCTGCAGGCCTTCGGCGGTTACATGAAGCGGATCGAGGTATAA